TGCTCTTGGAAGATTGTATCAAGCCTCGTCTGTGTAAGGGTTTTTTCGGCGATGCTGCGGCTGATTTTCGCCGCTATCTGATGTGCTTTTCTGAAGCCTATTCTATGTTTGAGAGTTAGGTGGTTGGCTAGCTCGACTGCGGCCGTGGGCGGTGCGCATGCCTCCATCGCCCTCTCCTTATTGACCTCAATCATCTCCACATGTTTTTTCAGCATGTGGAGGCTTTCAGAAACCTCTCTGAGAGCTTGCCAAAACTTCGGCGTCACCTGTTGAAGGTCAAGGTTGTAGCCACTCGGCTGCCGCGACAAAATCCCAGACACCGTGGCGAGAAGCCCCAGCACCTCCGCCGTCTTTGTCCTCATAATCTCGGCGACGACGGGGTTCCTCTTCTGAGGCATGATGCTGCTGGTCGCGGCGAGCTCCTCAGGTATCTGTATGAGGCCGAATTCCTCCGACGAGTAGAGAACCATCTCCTCGGCAAAAGAGGAAATAACCAAGGCGATGGCGTGGAGAGGTGAGAGAAGCAAAAGAAGAAACTCCCGGGAAGCCGTTGCATCGAGGGCGTTCCAGCTGATTCTCTTAAAGCCGAGTAGCTGGGCTATGTATTCGCGGTCCACGGGCGCGGATGTTCCCGCGACAGCCGCCGAGCCTAGAGGAGACTCTTCACAAGCCTCAAGATTGTTGAGGAGAGTGTTGCAGCATCTTAGAAGGCGGATGGCGTAGGACTGTAGAAGAAACCCGAACGTCGCTGGAGCGGCTCTCTGTAGATGGGTGTAGACGGGGAAAACCGTTGCAGCATGTTCACGGCTTTTCATCACAAGTGCTTCTACGGCTCCGAGAAGCTCTTCAGCGACTTTATACACTCTACGCCTCGCCTCGATTTTCACAGCCGCAACAACCGCATCGTTTCTGCTTTTGCCGAGTGCAAGCATCTCAGCGGCCTCGGGTGCTTTTTGGGCGAGAAGTTGTTCCAGATAGATGTGGATGTCTTCTGTTGTAGGGGGCGGGGTTTGCCGGGTTTGGAGAAGTTGTTTCAGTGCCGAGACAGCTTTCTCCGCCGATGTCTTGCTTATGAGGCCCTGCTTCTCTAGCATCTTTATGTGGGCCGCGTTAACGCAAACCGTTGCCTCATAAATTTCTGCGTCAAAGGACGCGGATGATGTGTAGCGCGCCGCCTCCTCATCCATCCCACGCGATAAAGCTGCTCTATGTGGTGCATCCATCAGCTACTCCTTCTCCCTAAGGCTGCTCAGACGTGTCTCGAGGCTCCACAGCTTGGAAAAGCCTTCCCCAGCCCTCTGGTCAAAAACACTTTCACGCGCATAGGTGATATACTTGGGAGAGTAGAGGGGTTTTTCTCCACGCCGTCCAACTATCCTCAGCGAGCCTTTGTAAAGCCTGAGACGAACCTCACCATCCAGCCCTTTCTGCGACTCGTCGATAAACGCGTCAAGGGCTTTGCGCAACGGGTCCATCCACAATCCAGAGTAGACGAGGTCCGCCCAAAGGCTGTCCACCTGCTGCTTGAATGCCTGAAAACGTCTTCCGAGAAACATTTTCTCAAGGTCCATGTGCGCGTTGATTAATATGAGTGCCGCGGGAACCTCGTAAACCTCCCGTGACTTAAGGCCCACGACACGGTCCTCCACATGATCAACCAGTCCGTAGCCATGCATACCGCCCAACACATTCAGCATCCTAACAAGTGACACAAGGTCTTTTCTCTCGCCGTTGATGTATTCTGGGACACCGTTTCTAAACCCTATGGTGAACTCCTCAGGCTTGTCGGGTGTTTGGTCAAGGGGTTTGACAAGCTTAAACGCCTCGGTGGGAGGCTCTGTCCAAGGGTCCTCGAGCTCTGCGGCCTCTATCGAGCGGCCCCAGAGGTTCTCGTCGATGCTGAAGCGGCTTTTGACAGGGTTGACGGGTAGGTTGTGCTCCAGCGCATACTCTATCTCCTCGTCTCGACTCATGTTCCACTCTCTAACGGGCGCGATTATCTTGAGGCCCGGTGCAACGGCTGCGAAAGTCGCGTCAAACCGCAGCTGGTCATTACCTTTACCCGTGCATCCATGAGCAACCGCGTCACACCCCTCCTTCAAAGCAACCTTCGCGGTCTCCTCAGCTATCAAAGGCCTGCTCAAAGCCGAGCTGAGAGGATAACTCCTCTCATACATCGCGTTCGCCTTGATCGCTCTCGACAAAAACTCGTCGGCAAATTTTTTCTTCGCATCTATGCTGTAGTGCTTGACGGCGCCGCTTTTGTATGCCTTCTCCTCGATTTCTGCAAAATCTTCATCTTGGCCAACGTCAACTGTAACCGTCACCACCTCGGCATTGTATCTCTGGCTTATCCATTTGATCATCACGGTTGTGTCGAGACCGCCGCTGTAAGCTAACGCCACCTTCATGGCTTCTCACATGAGAGGGCCTGTTCTTAAGCCTAATCGGCGTCTTCCCCTGCCTTGGCCGCTGTCTCATCAATTTTCCTGAGAATAGAGTCTCTCCTCAGTATGCCGACCTCCAGCAAGTTAACCACCGAGTTGGGCGACGCTGTGCCGGTGAGTCTTCCGAAGGGGCCCTTTATCTGTCGCCACTTCAGGTCAGTATTGCCGCTCTTTGACCTATAAATCACTCCAAGGACCTCGGCTACCTTAACAAACCTGACATCACGCATCTCGCGTAACGGAACCTTTGACACCGCCTCGACATATATTGTGCCACGGTCAGGGTCTCTCTCGGGGAAAACAGAAGTGTCGTGCAGATAGGCTGCAGGCATGTATGAAGCACAGGTGTTCAGTATGATGAATTGCCTAAATTTCTCCAGATGAGTTTTTTCATCGATTTCAACCATTTTTTCACCACCCCGTGTTACGGGACCTGAACTCTATCCGCGTCTCCCTTTTCTTGGGCATGATTTTGTCGAGGATTAGTTTGAGGGTCTCATCGTCGACGGGAAGCCTGATGTTTCCTGTCTGCGATACTTGGATGAGGTAGGTCTCGACTTTCTCGGCTATTTCGGGTTTGATGAGTTTGAGGTTGTTAAGCCTCTGCCTCGCCTCAGGTGTTAGAATGGTCCTCATCACGGCCGCTCTCTCCAGCTCCCTCTGTCTACGGGCCTGCTCCTCTGCGGCCCTCGCCTGAAGCTCCGCCATCTTCTGCTGCCTTATCCTCTCCAGCTCCTCGTCCTCAGCCGACATCCTGTCCAAAATCACTTTTTCTAAGAGATAAATTTAACCTAAACTGCCTCGAACTCCATCAAACTAAGCAGATAAGCTTTTGACAGCTCCTCCGCCGACGGAATCTTCAAAGGCAAGTTGAGAAGCTTCGCAACGGCTTCGACAGCTCTTTTCGCGGCGAAGAAGTCAGGAGCCATCTCCGCCGTTTCAACCAGCATGGAGAAGTTCTTTAGCCCAGCCTCTGATGCGAGCACCGTTAAGAGACCAGCTGCGCCGACAATCTGCCCACTATACCTCACACCATCCACAACCTTTATCCACTCCTCCAACAGTTTCTCATCGGTAGAGGAGCAGTAGACCGTTCTCTTCTCTGAAACCGTTTCCTTCCCGTATCCGCCGATGGTGAGAACCGTTGAGCAGCCGAGGTCTTTCGCTACCTGGATTATTTTTGTGCAGAGGTCGTATTGTCCATAGCTTGTCGAGGGCTGTGCATTGCCGTATAGTATGAGAAGCGGAGGGTCGTGTTCGGCGACGTAGATGTCTGCGAAGCTGAAGATGATTTTTCCTTCGGAGATGTATCCTATGGCGGGGAAAAACGGTGAATAGAATCTGACGACTTTCCTTACTTTCATGTTTTTGAGAAGATATGCAACCGCAACCTTGGCCACAAGACCTATACCCGGCAGCCCCTCCACCAAAATCCCGTCAGACACCTTCACCTCCCGGCCCCCGTCCACGAAGCTTACCTCGGTCTCCAGCATACCGGCTCTACTCCATACATCGTGTTAATAATTGTTTACGCCTCGACTTAATAAATAGAGACCCTCATCACAGCTTGATGATGGCTGAGCTCGAGGTTAAGCACAAAGACCTTCTGGGCCGGGTTGGGTCGCTTCAAGTAGGCGGAAAAAAGGTTGAGACACCGGCTTTCGTGCCCGTGATAAACCCTGTGAGCCAAGTTGTTCCACCCGAGGAAATCAGAAGAAGATTCGGCTGCGGGATTGTTATCACAAACGCTTACATCCTGTTTAAACGGTTTCGTTCAAGGGCTGTTGAGGAGGGTGTTCACAGGCTTATCGGCTTTGACGGCTTGGTCATGACAGACTCTGGCGGCTACCAGGTTCTTGTCTATGGTGATGTTGAGGCCACGCCGGATGATATTGCTTTTTTCCAGGAGTCCATCGGCTCGGACATAGCTGTCCCCCTTGACAGGCCGACGGGCTTGGTGGGGCGTCGGGAGGCTGAGAAAACTGTTGAAGAGACTCTCGCCAACGTCAGGAGAACTGTCGAGCTTGTGGGTCATGGTGGGCGCTGTGTATGGGTGGGGCCTGTGCAGGGCGGGTTATACCGCGACCTTGTGCAGAAATGCGTTGACGAGTATAAGCGTCTTGGCTTTAGCCTCTACTGTCTCGGAAGCCCAACACCTCTGATGACCGCATACAGATACCGCGAACTCGTCTCGATGATAACCACCACCAGACACGTACTCGGCACAGTCAAGCCTCTTCACCTCTTCGGAGCAGGCCATCCCATGATGTTCGCACTCGCCGTTGCTCTTGGCGTGGACATGTTTGACTCGGCCTCTTACGCGCTCTTCGCCAAGGAGGACCGCTACATATTGCCTGAGGGAACAGTGCGCTTGGAGCAGCTCAGCCACCTGCCCTGCAGCTGCGAGGTCTGCACACGGTTTTCAGCGAAAGAGCTGCGGGAGCTTGAGAGAGAGGAGAGGTTTAGAAATCTTGCACTCCACAATTTGTTTGTCTGTTTTCAGGAAGTCGAGGCAATAAAGCAAGCCATCTGGGAGGGAAGGATGTATGAGCTGCTGGAGAGAAAGGCGCGCTCACATCCAGCAGTCTACGAAGCGTTTCAACACATCTTCACTGATGAAGAAACTCTCCGAACCATGGCCCTGCATACACCCCTCTCGAAACGGCGTGGGATATTTCTCTTCGACACCACAAGTCTTCAAAGACCTGAATACAGGAGGATGGCTGAGTGGCTGAGGCGGTGGTCACCTTCATGCGTTGACGCTGCCGTCCTCGTCAGCCACAGGGCCGTGGTTAACCGGAGGCTTGAGAAATTGTTTGAGCTGCTTGCCAAAGTGGTGGGCGACAGCTGCTTCGAGGTCTTTGTCCACGACACCCCCTATGGATTGGTGCCGCTATCACTCTACCATGTTTTCCCCATCTCCCAAACCACGTACCCCGAAACACTTGTCAAACAACTCGAGGACAAAATATTCCGTGAAGCAGCCGAAACCCTCGCCAAACACGGCTTCAAAAAAATAATCATCATCGAAACAAGGCGGGAAACCTATCCGGGATACAGCCGCAAACTGGCCCACAGCCTCCAAACAAGCCTATCAAAGGAAGTCGTTTACACAACGTCTAAATAGGTCGAATAAGAAAAAATTTGCTGAACCGCTTGGGCCGGTGGTCTAGCCTGGTATGACGCCACCCTGACGCGGTGGAGGTCGGCGGTTCAAGTCCGCCCCGGCCCATGAGATGAATGTTTATATGATGTCCGGGGAGGGGTGTGGTGTTGACCGCCGAGGCTTTGGTGCGGGCTGAGATTGTGGTTGAGGGCGATGTTCAGGGAGTTGGGTTTAGATATTTTGTTAGGAGAGCTGCAAGGCGTCTCGGCGTAAAAGGATTTGTCGAAAACCTTGAAAGCGGTGCCGTAAAGATTGTGGCAGAGGCCTCTAAAGAGAGGGTAGAGAAGCTCGTTGAGAAGATAAAATCCGCTCCACCACCCATAGCGGTCGATGAAATAACGGTAACCTACAGCAAACCAACAGGCGAGTTCAAAACCTTCAAGATTGTTGTGAAGGATTTGGCGGAGGAGATGGTTGAAGGCTTCGCGACAGGCGCCTCCTACTTCGAAATAATGTTCGAGAAACAGGATAAAGCGCTTGTGAAGCTGGATACTTTGATAGAGAGGCAGGATTTGATGTTAGTGAAACAGGACCTTATGCTGCAGAAGCAAGACCAGATGCTTGGGAAGATGGATTTGATGCTTGAGAAACAGGACCTTATGCTAGAGAAGCAAGACCAAATGCTCCATAAGCAGGACCAGATGCTAGAAAAGATGGATGTGACGCTGGAGAAACAGGGCCAAATGTTGCTTACACAGGACCAGATGCTGCTTAAGCAAGACCAAATGCTTGGAAAGATGGACATTATGTTGGAGAAGCAGGATTCGACGTTGCAAAAACAGGACCAGATGCTAAGTAAAATGGATTTGATGGTGGAGAAGCATGATGAGATGTTGGAGCGGCAGGATATGTTGGTGGATGAAGTTAAGGGTTTGCGGCGTGATGTTTCATTTCTGATTGAGGATAGGATTACGCGTATTGAGCGGGATGTTGCCGAAATTAAGGCCCGGCTGGGCATCACTGGCTAGTTTGTAAAAATTATTATTGGACGTGGATGTGGTGTATTAATATGTCGGCTGGCAGGCGTGCGATTAGCCTGGTTATTGCGGCTTTGGTTGTTACGGTTGTGTTTCTGGGGATTGTTTCCGCTTCTCTCGCTATGCTTTATTCGCTTCAGGGTGCCTCTAGCGAGGCTGTGAAGAGGGAGGCGGAGAGGGCTATGGAGGCGTTTTTCATAATTTACTGGGTGAACGAGACGCATGTGCGGCTTGTCAACAACCAGAGCAGCGTAGCCATTCATCTAAGATACTGGATAACCTCGGACACTTCAGGTAGTTCGGTTATCGGCCCTCTCGACCCGGTTGACTATTCAGTTGAGCCGGGGCAGACGAAGGTTGTGAAAGCCGCTGACTATCCACGTAATCCATCGCGCATCTATAAGGTTGTTTCGGAGAGGGGTACTGTTTTCGAGGTCACCGACCCTCCTGCTGACCCTCAGTCAATAATCCAGTATGCGCCGGTCGAGGTGGCTGTGAGGCCCGGCTACACAAGTCGCTTAACCACTTTCTTCATCAACACTGGGCCCGAATTTGGTGGAGGGGTTGTCTCGATTCAATGTGTCCACATCTACTACGCTGATGGGAACGTTTACTATCCGTGCACGGTCTGGGGGCTTACTTTCTCCCCTAGTGCATCGGTTACGGTGCCCAGCGGCGGCTACGGTGCTGTGCGTGCCGATGTCGCTATCCCTGTCTCGGGCTCTGGCTCTTCGCTTGGAAACTATTTTGTGCGGTTTAGGCTGGTGTCGTCGGCGTTTACCCGCGAGTACGTGGTGCGTGTGCATCTAGGCGATTTTAGCGTCTCGGCTCCTAGTCCTTTAACCGTGACTCTGAACAGGGCGGCGTGCATACGTAGCGCAGTGGTGACCATCTCGGTGACAGGCCTCTACACAGGGATGATAGCTGTCAGAACACTCAACCCTGTTGCTCAGCTTAATGTCTGGTCAGACCCCAACGTCGTCAGCCCCACCGCCCTCAACACACCCATCATCCATGTCGAAAGAATATGGACGGCACCCAACGCTTTCGCCACCAACACTTTGACGCTTGTTTTTAGCGACGGGCTTGGCGCTGCAAGGTCGGCGACTTTGGTCGTGGTGCACAGAGGCGTGACGGCATTAAACATCCCCTGTTGAAAGCGGCTAGGCGTTGGCCAATCAAACCCTACCGGTGATAATGGTCGCCGTATTTTTGGAGATGAGGGCTTATCTTTGTCTTACTGTAAGATTGTAGTCCCACGGGTTGGCGAGTCAGATTTATATATCGTTGCCTAGAGTGGGCCGGTATGACTCGTGTAAAATCTAGAGGTCTAAGCCCTCTCGTCGCCGTCATACTGTTGATAGCCATAACCGTTGCAGCGGCCGTCGTCGTGTCGGGTGTTTTCTTCAACCTCGCCGGAATAGCGGGAAGAAGACCCACAGCGGTAATAGACCAGGTGAGGCTTGTGGCGACGCCCGCGGGGGCGGGAACGTGGGCCGTTGTGGTGAAAAACACAGGAGACGTACCAATAACAGCAATAACTGCTAGCTACCCAGTGGCGTCATGTAACCCCGCGCTAACTTTTACTCCCCTACCGCTCAACCCCGGGGCCACAGCTTCAGCCACAGCTAATGTTGCTACGGGCTGTACCTTGGGCACCACCTACCGAATAGTTCTGACCATTACCTTCCAAGATGGTTCTAGACAGGTTCTAACGACACAGGTAACAGCGGCCCTAGCTTAAATCAAACCTTTCTCTTCTTTTTTCATGGCTGGTTCTGGTCTCAGCTACATTGTTGGCGTTCTTCTAGTGTTGGGTGTTACGCTGGCGGCTGTGGCTGTTTTCACGGCGGTGGCTGGTTTCCAGTCCGGCATTCTCTCCAGCTTGGCGGCTCTCGACGTTAGAAGAGCTGGAGAAAGCATGGTTGTCGCCGAGTTCAACCGCTACACCAGCGACTTAATCCTTTACAACAACGGCCAAGTCCCCACATGCATCCTCGAGATAACACTGGTCGGAGCACCATCCCCAGTCTACAGCGTCCCCACATGCACCCCCACACCCCACAACAATACACAACCATAAACCTCGGCCTCATCAGCCCACCCCAGCGATTCACCCTCATAGCACGAACAATAAACAACAAAATCCTCACCTTCACAATAGGCTAGCCCACAAAACCATAAACCAACCCAAGCCATAAACGGAAAAGAAGTTGACCACAGACATCAAGAAAGAGATAATCCATCTCCTCCGAGAAGACCTAGATCCACGATACACAGTAGCAGGCCTAATAGGGCTGGAGGAGGTGCTGAGACGGCTGGACAGACACCAGCAGAGAAACGAACAGGCCAAAGCAGTGGGCGGGACGGTTTACAAATATCGCATCTTACATGCGCTAAACAAAAGCAGAAGCTATGGAATAGACCAGTAGAGTAGCGAATACACCAGCCCCAGCTCTCCAGCACGCTGCAACAGTCTGGTCCTCAATACGCCCCACCGTAACTCCGAGAACATAGGAGACAAGCATCGCGAGGGGCAGGACAGGCTCTATGCTGGGAACAGCCACGAGACGCTGTATCTCGGACGAGACCTCCTCTGGAAGACCTGTGAAAGGCGTAAGCGTTATAGCCGAGACAGCGACTATCGCAGCTCCGCTCGCTATCGCCAGCGCGGTGTAGAGCTTCATACGCGCCCTCGCCCCCGTAAAGCTCAGGTATATGGAGAGAGCAAGCCTCGCCAACAGGCTGAGAGCCTCCGCCCCCAGCCCACCCAGACGCGCTACTTTAACAGTCTCCATGGCAAGCGCCATGAACCTGTTTAGCGGAGTTATCTCAAGCCCATGGGCGATAGAGTGGGCATACCGTTTGTACCGTGGGTCGACGACGGCCTCGAGGCTGCGTCCAAGCGGGTAGCCGGCCCTCAGCCGCGCCGCCACACCGTCGAGAAGAAGAAACGCGGCCTCTCCCTCTGCGACAGCTCTCCTCACATATCTAAAATGAACGAACAAACCCCATACCAGCGTCGCGAAACCCGCAACCATTCCCAGCAGAACAGGCGTGAACCCCAGCAGACTTGTCGCCAAAACGCCTCCAAACACGAATATCATCGCCGTGGAGGCTATTGTGATGCTGCGGGGGAGGTCTACGAGATGAAGTGGCTCGGAGGCGCTTGAAACCACGTAAAGGACGGCGGCGGCCGCCACGGCTATCACCACCGAGTAGATGAGCGGAAACCCTCCCAGCAGCCCACCGACAACATATATCAGAGGTATCAGCAGTATGACCGAGACAACAACCTCACCCAGCGTCTCGACACTGTCCACATATCTTCTCCACCTATCTGCTTCACGTGAAATAGCCTGCTCAATCAGCTTCTCAACCTTCTCAACCACACCGAACCCGCTCTCCAAATCCTCGCCCAAAGAGCCGAGCAGAAGAGTGAACTCACGGCTAGGATGAACATAGGTCTTCAACCCCTCGGCGAGCGTCTTCTGCTCCGACTCCCGCACAAGATAAGACGACACATCCGAGAGATGTTTAATGTATTTCTTACGCGCCGCAGCTTCTCTAAAAGCCGTAAGCACCGTTTTCCCGCTCTTCATAAAAATATAGAGGATGACGAGGAAAAAGGTCTGCTCCTTCTCAGCGCTGCTGCTCATCTCCGAAGCCTGCAACCGTCTAAACATGCCCGCGGAAACGGCGGCGAGCCCCGCAATGGAGAGATAAGGCCAGTAGGCGAGGATAAAATCCAGGGCCCCTCTGGCCCAAGATGGGTCAATCAACCCTTACAACCTCCACCTCTACACCGAATGTCTCGGCAGTCTTCAAAGCAGGCTCGGCGAACTCGACGCCCGCCATTATCCACCTCACTCTCCCCAAGGCCCCGGGTATGCTGGTCTTCTCAACATCAAGCTTTTTCACGGCAAACCTCAGCAACACCTCTGCATCAACAAAGTATCCAACCTCGTATATCCTCGTTTCATCAAGCCTAACCGCGAGAAGGCTCACTTGATGCGATGCTCCACTGACACCGCGCAACGTAACGTTTTCCGACACCTTGAACCCTTGCTCCAACAGATTCCGAAGCAAAACTCTGTGAGGGCTGCGGACCTCGACCAGCAGAGAGCCGCTGTCAGTAACCTTGTAACGGCGCATCGTCAGGTAAACATTTTCAGTGACTTTGGAGCTGTAGCCGCATGAAACACATTCAGCAAAAACCTCGGGATGCTCAAAAACCTCTCCACAATTGTTGCAGACAAACCTGCCGTGGCTCGCTACAAAATCCTTCTTCTCCAAGGCATCGCCGCACTTGGGGCATGTCTTCACCGACGCCAAAAGTGTCTCAGGTATGGATGCCCCACAGTTGTGGACATAAACCATGACCTTATCGATGTTCTCCGAGCCACAAGACACACAGTTTAGATGGGTTTGGAAAATTCCCTTACCGCATCTGCTACACAAAGCAATTTTTTTCTCGAAAAAACTCTTAACGAGTGCACGGGACTCAAGCCTCTCGAGAACCTTAAGCAGCTCAGTAAGCTCTAGCTTCATAGGCGGTTCTGCGACAAGTTTCATGTCTCCAGTTTTAACATCTATGTCGAAAAGCTTTACACCCTCCTCTGAACCCTGCTTGAGAAGATTGAGCCACGCCAATACCTCGTATTCCTGTGCAGAGAAATCAACTAGTGACAAGCCTCAGCTCCTTTCTAAGCTTCTCAACCACTTCAGCCAACTGCTCCGCCTTCAACTCCTCGCCCGAAGACATCAAGTACTCGAGGATGTTGAGCTT
The sequence above is drawn from the Candidatus Caldarchaeum subterraneum genome and encodes:
- a CDS encoding argininosuccinate lyase, producing the protein MDAPHRAALSRGMDEEAARYTSSASFDAEIYEATVCVNAAHIKMLEKQGLISKTSAEKAVSALKQLLQTRQTPPPTTEDIHIYLEQLLAQKAPEAAEMLALGKSRNDAVVAAVKIEARRRVYKVAEELLGAVEALVMKSREHAATVFPVYTHLQRAAPATFGFLLQSYAIRLLRCCNTLLNNLEACEESPLGSAAVAGTSAPVDREYIAQLLGFKRISWNALDATASREFLLLLLSPLHAIALVISSFAEEMVLYSSEEFGLIQIPEELAATSSIMPQKRNPVVAEIMRTKTAEVLGLLATVSGILSRQPSGYNLDLQQVTPKFWQALREVSESLHMLKKHVEMIEVNKERAMEACAPPTAAVELANHLTLKHRIGFRKAHQIAAKISRSIAEKTLTQTRLDTIFQEHGLKPIYTVGEVLNIMDPVATVERYTAKGSANPSMVSENVDRLLKIVEEERNRVEMERRFLEDCLQRLLS
- a CDS encoding argininosuccinate synthase — encoded protein: MKVALAYSGGLDTTVMIKWISQRYNAEVVTVTVDVGQDEDFAEIEEKAYKSGAVKHYSIDAKKKFADEFLSRAIKANAMYERSYPLSSALSRPLIAEETAKVALKEGCDAVAHGCTGKGNDQLRFDATFAAVAPGLKIIAPVREWNMSRDEEIEYALEHNLPVNPVKSRFSIDENLWGRSIEAAELEDPWTEPPTEAFKLVKPLDQTPDKPEEFTIGFRNGVPEYINGERKDLVSLVRMLNVLGGMHGYGLVDHVEDRVVGLKSREVYEVPAALILINAHMDLEKMFLGRRFQAFKQQVDSLWADLVYSGLWMDPLRKALDAFIDESQKGLDGEVRLRLYKGSLRIVGRRGEKPLYSPKYITYARESVFDQRAGEGFSKLWSLETRLSSLREKE
- a CDS encoding DNA-binding protein (TFAR19-related protein), which gives rise to MDRMSAEDEELERIRQQKMAELQARAAEEQARRQRELERAAVMRTILTPEARQRLNNLKLIKPEIAEKVETYLIQVSQTGNIRLPVDDETLKLILDKIMPKKRETRIEFRSRNTGW
- a CDS encoding queuine tRNA-ribosyltransferas, producing the protein MMMAELEVKHKDLLGRVGSLQVGGKKVETPAFVPVINPVSQVVPPEEIRRRFGCGIVITNAYILFKRFRSRAVEEGVHRLIGFDGLVMTDSGGYQVLVYGDVEATPDDIAFFQESIGSDIAVPLDRPTGLVGRREAEKTVEETLANVRRTVELVGHGGRCVWVGPVQGGLYRDLVQKCVDEYKRLGFSLYCLGSPTPLMTAYRYRELVSMITTTRHVLGTVKPLHLFGAGHPMMFALAVALGVDMFDSASYALFAKEDRYILPEGTVRLEQLSHLPCSCEVCTRFSAKELRELEREERFRNLALHNLFVCFQEVEAIKQAIWEGRMYELLERKARSHPAVYEAFQHIFTDEETLRTMALHTPLSKRRGIFLFDTTSLQRPEYRRMAEWLRRWSPSCVDAAVLVSHRAVVNRRLEKLFELLAKVVGDSCFEVFVHDTPYGLVPLSLYHVFPISQTTYPETLVKQLEDKIFREAAETLAKHGFKKIIIIETRRETYPGYSRKLAHSLQTSLSKEVVYTTSK
- a CDS encoding acylphosphatase produces the protein MVLTAEALVRAEIVVEGDVQGVGFRYFVRRAARRLGVKGFVENLESGAVKIVAEASKERVEKLVEKIKSAPPPIAVDEITVTYSKPTGEFKTFKIVVKDLAEEMVEGFATGASYFEIMFEKQDKALVKLDTLIERQDLMLVKQDLMLQKQDQMLGKMDLMLEKQDLMLEKQDQMLHKQDQMLEKMDVTLEKQGQMLLTQDQMLLKQDQMLGKMDIMLEKQDSTLQKQDQMLSKMDLMVEKHDEMLERQDMLVDEVKGLRRDVSFLIEDRITRIERDVAEIKARLGITG